The Laspinema palackyanum D2c sequence GTCCGGAGCCGTTTGCGGGGTGCTGGAGGTTGGAGCAGGAGCCGAGGTCCCGGATCCGGTAGGTGGCGGCGCAACCTGCTCGATCGCCTGGGGTGAAGCGGCCTCCGGTAAATCAATCGGTTCAGCCACAGCCAGCCAGTAGGCTAAGGCAATCCCAGCCAAGGCGATCGCCCCGAGGACGGCCCACTGCCAAACTTCTAAATTCAGCTTGCGCCCTGAAACCGCCAAAACCATCCCCACGGTCAGAGCAATATAGGTAATGGCGTAAAAGAAATCCCCCAAAGACACATCCGGGGCCAGATTCCAATACAGCTCCCATAAGCCAAACAACACGCCGCCTAAAAAATAGCACAACATTCCCACCCCGATCGCCAGCCAGACATTCCGTCCACTGACAATTTGGGGAGCACGCCAATTTCTAAAACAGAGAATGGCAGCGCCCAAGAAAGCGGCTAATTCAAATATTAACGTACCGATCGAGTACCACAAGGGTCTCCCCTCTCCAGGCGCTTCCGGTACGCTAAATAACAAAAAAAACAACAACGCTAAAACAGCCCAGGTGATTCCGGCAACCACCAGGGTCTGAGCTGCAAACAAGGGTTGAGAACTGGTTAATTTTTCTGAAGTCGTTCGCATAGAAATTCCCAAATTGCTAACGGGGCATCGGTCTTGGGGTCTAGGACTTTCTTAAACGTAAAAACGGCCAAGGGCTTGCCTAGAGAGCCGTTTATTAACGACAAGAACACAAAACCCACTTGAAAGAACCCTCTTTCAAGATAGGGACCACATCTCACCGAGGGGAGATTGTCCAAGCCAATCTCTAAACTGCTTGCGTTCGGCCGCGGGCATATCTTCCAAGATATCTAAGGCTCGTTCTACAAAGCTGGTATTCCCAAAATAGGCTTTGCCCAAGCGATAGAGCTCTTGTAACAAGGTATTCAAATGATGCTCTTGCCAAGACGGGACTTGAGCGCCGCCCAAGGGGTCCATATTGAGCAACTGGTTAACTGCATCCGGTGATTCCGCTTGAGGGAATCGCCATTTTTTAAAGGTCTCAGCAATGTCCTTTTCAAATGAACCCGCTTGCCGATTGCCCAGCAAGTCTTCTATGTCAAAGAAAACCGCTTGTAACATTAAAATACAAGCTTGGGTGTACAGGGGCGCTGCTGCTACCCCTGCATGAGCATCATCTGTCAACTGGTCGAGACGGATTTTGCCCCAAACACTGTATCGATCGCTCTCTTCAAGCAGTACGCAAGCTTTCCCACGGTTATCCGTTAGGTCCCTCCAGAAGGCCCTTGCCTCATCCGCCTGTTGAGCGCTAAACACGTTAATTAAGCGAAAGGTCTGACCTTGATAGTTCAAAATCGGTATTTGCTGACCCGTTTTTGGGTGCTGAATACCCGTTATTTCAACATCCTGCCGTTTCAGAATAAACATGACGCTGCCAATTGAGTCCTCGTGGCCTGTGGGTGCTGTCGGTTCAATGGAAATGGCTTCAAGCCAGAGTTTCGTTTGTCGGCCTGCTTGGTTTCAAGATTAAGTTGAACCACACTTTGGCTTTAGTTTAGTCTGACTCACGCAGTT is a genomic window containing:
- a CDS encoding Npun_F0813 family protein, encoding MFILKRQDVEITGIQHPKTGQQIPILNYQGQTFRLINVFSAQQADEARAFWRDLTDNRGKACVLLEESDRYSVWGKIRLDQLTDDAHAGVAAAPLYTQACILMLQAVFFDIEDLLGNRQAGSFEKDIAETFKKWRFPQAESPDAVNQLLNMDPLGGAQVPSWQEHHLNTLLQELYRLGKAYFGNTSFVERALDILEDMPAAERKQFRDWLGQSPLGEMWSLS